The window GTGGCTTCGGTGTCCGAACTGCCCCGCGACGCCGATCTCGTCGTCGAGGCGGTGCCGGAGGACGCGGCGCTCAAGGCCCGCCTGCTCGCCGCGGCCGAACAGGCCGTGGGGGAGCGGTGCGTGCTCGCCAGCAACACCAGCTCCCTGTCGGTGACCGACCTCGCGGCGGCCCTGCGGCGCCCCGGCCGGTTCCTGGGCATGCACTTCTTCAACCCCGTGCCGGTCTCCGCCCTGATCGAGGTGGTCCTGGCGCCCGGCACCACCGGCGACACCCTGGAATCGGCCGTCGGCTGGACCCGCGCCCTCGGCAAACAGGAGGTGGTCGTCGGCGACTCGCCCGGCTTCGCCAGCAGCCGCCTGGGTCTCGCCCTCGGACTGGAGGCGATCCGCATGGTGGAGGAGGGCGTCGCCGCCCCCGACGCCATCGACACCGCCATGTCCCTGGGCTACAAGCACCCCATCGGGCCGCTGCGCCTGACCGACCTGGTCGGACTCGACGTACGCCTCGCCATCGCCGACCACCTGCACACCACCCTCGGCGAACGGTTCGCACCGCCCCGACTGCTGCGGGAGATGGTCGCCCGCGGCGAACTCGGCCGCAAGAGCGGACAGGGGTTCTACGCATGGCCGTGACCGACACCCCCGCTTCCCACGGTGTGTCGTACGAGGTCACCGACGCCGTCGCCGTCATCGAACTGCGCGGGGGCGCCGGCGGCAACGCTCTCGACGCACACCTGCGCAGCGCGCTCCTGACGGCGGCCCGTCGGCTCACCACGGACGCCGGCCGGCACGTACGGGCAGCCCTGATCACCGCCCGCGGACGGCACTTCTGCGTCGGCCAGGACCTCAAGGAGCACGCCCGGCTGCTGAAGGACGCACCGGGCGCCGCCTTCGCCAACATCCCCGAGCACTACAACCCGCTGGTCAAGGAACTCCAGGCGCTGCCCATCCCGGTGGTCGCCGCCGTCGAGGGCGCCTGCGTCGGGGCCGGCCTCGGCATCGCGCTCTGTGCCGACGTGCGGGTCGCCGCCGAGAGCGCCCGGTTCGCCACCGCCTTCACCGGTGTCGCCCTGGCCTCCGACTCCGGTGTCGCTCGCGCCCTCGCCCGCCAGCTGGGCCCCTCACGGGCGGCCGGGCTCATGCTCCTCGGGGACGCGTTCTCCGCGCGGGACGCGGAGCAATGGGGCCTGGTGCACCGCGTCGTGGTGGACGGCTCGGCCGCCGCCGAGGGGCTGGCTGTGGCCCGTGCGCTGGCCGCCGGGCCCACCGCGGCCCACCGGGAGACCAAGGCGCTGCTGCGGTCCGCGGCCGCCGCGAGCCTGCCGGCCGCGCTGGACCGCGAGTCCGTCGTCCAGCGGCGGCTCGGCTCCACCGCCGACCACCGCGAGGCCGTCGAGGCCTTCCTCGAACGGCGCGCTCCGGTCTTCCGGGGCCACTGACCGCCGCCTGTGCAACCGTCTCCGCATCCGCATCCGCATCCGTGTCCGTGTCCGCGTCCTCATCCGCGGCACGGTCTCGGCACGGAAGGGGGCACGCACCGATGGTTCCTCGGTCCGTGCCCCCTTCGCGTCGCGGGCATGTGGCCTACGGCGCGTCCACGACCGTCCCCGTCACCACCGGCCGGCCGGGTACCGGTTCGCCGTCCTCGCCGGTCAGCGCCAGGCGCAACGACTCGGCCGGTTCGGCCACCCTGTCCTTCACCGTGGGCACCGTGATGTCGCCGGTCGTGCTCCCGGCGGGGATGTCGGTCAACAGCCACAGGCCCGCCTGCGACAGCGGGCGCTCCGGATCGGGCTCCTCACCGGTGTTGTCCCTCAACCACCGCGGATCCACGTCCTTGGTGGACAACTCGACGCCGTCGGTGACCGGTAGCACCCGGAGATCCCGCACGAGCTCCACCTCGGCCGGCGACGAGAGCGACACCCGCCAGGTCAGCTTTCCGCCCTCGGTCACCCGGTCGGCGACCGGCGTCAGCGTCATCTCGGGCTCGGGGTCGTCGTTCACCGCGGTGACGCCGCCCAGATACGTGCCGACGACCGCGCCGCGCACGGCCTTGGCCACCAGATCCTGGCTCTGGTCGTAACCGAAGCGGGTGTCGCCCTCGACCACGACCGGCACCTTGATCGGGCTCACCCCGGGCCTTACCGTGATCAGCTTGTCCACGGCGCGGCCGGTCTCCGGGTCCAGGACCGAGAAGCGGACCTTGCCGCTGCCGTGGCCGGAGACCTTGACCGGTATCTGGTACGTGCGGGTGCCGGAGTCACCCTCCTGGACCGTGAGCCGGCCGATGTCGACGCGCGGAAGGGCGGCGGCGGTGACCGCCGGAGTACCCGGTGACCAGCCCCAGGCATCCATCACCCAGGCTCGCCCGGACCGTGAACGCGACGTCAGCTCAAGGGACTTGACATGCTTGAGGTCGAACCGGCCACGGGTGGCGGCGGTCAGCGGGACCCGTACCTCGCGCGCCCAGTACGAAGCGGTGCGCTCGGTGCCGGGCAGCCCCGCGACCTTCACACGACCGAGCTCGGCCCTGCGGCCGGCGGAGTCGGTCAGGGACACGTCCAGCTTGGTACCGGCGGTGTTCGGCGGCACGATCACCCGCAGAGCCAGATCCTTGGCGCCGGTCAGGGAGAGCGGCTCGGCCGGCGTGACCTTCGTCGCCCTGCCGGCCGCGGACCACTTCAGTGCGACGGCGCTGCGGCCCGCCTCCTTCTCCGTCTGCCACCAGGCGAAGTGCGGGGACGCCCCCCGGACGCCCTTGCCCAGGCACGCCCTGGCCGGCGCGGGGTCGACCGCCGCGCACAGCCTGCCTCCGCCGGTCACCTTCACTCCGCCGTCGGGCAGGAATCCGCCGGTGCGGCGGGCGCCGACGGCGTGGGTCAGCACCCGGGCCGGGTCGGCCGACGGGGCGCGCCGGTCCGAGCCGTCCAGCAGCGGGCGCACGCGGTCGTCGCCCGCCACGAACAGCCGGGCCGCCGCGGCTATGTAGGTGGCGCCGGCCTTGTGCTGCTGGTCGGCGGTGAGCCGGGTACGGGCGCCCGGGGAGCACACCGCGTCCCGCTCGTCGCTCTCGGGGTCGTCCGAGAAGTCGTCGAAGGCGGGCGCCTCGGCCTGGCCCGGCGTCCACTCGGTGTTGAAGAAGTTGTGGTTGGCGCCGACCATGTACACGGCGCTGTGCAGGGCCTTGCCCTTGCTGACGCCGCGCGTGCCGTCCACGTACACCTGGCCCTGGAGGTCGGAGACGTCGCCGTCACAGCCGGGCAGGATGGTCGCGGACGGGACGTCGGGCACGGGGTTCTGGCCGAAGATCGTGGGTCCGATGAGCACGGTCCCGCGGATCTTCCAGCGGACCGGGCCGCGGTAGCCGTCCTGCGCGGCGGGCGCCGGGTAGAGGCTGTCCATCGCGGCCCGGTCGACTCCCTCGCCGCCGCGCGAGTGACCGACGAGCAGGACGCGGGAGAGGTCGGCCGGGGGCGCGTCGCGCACCACGGGCGGGGCGTCGGCCCGGTCGGCGCTCCAGCCGGCCCAGCGCGCGAGGTGCTGCCGCACCAGCGAGGAACGGGCCTGCGCGCCGCCGTCCTCGGCCTGCCAGTCCTGGCCGTTGATGCCGTTCGCCGAGATCGACACCGTCATATAGCCCTGGGACGCCAGCAGTTTCTGGTCCCGCAGATAACCCCTGTGGCTGGGGATCGCCTTCTGCCCGGCCGGGCAGGGCCATTCACCGGTGACGTCCTCGCCGCCCGGCTTGTGACAGGTGCTGTGCCGGCCGTGCAGGAACAGCGCGAGGGGCCGCTTGCCGGTGGCGCCCTTCGGCGCGACGACGACGGCCCGCATCTCGACGGGCTCGGGGAATCCGGGCAACCGCACCGGGGGAAGGCCGTACTCGCCGGAGACCGTGCGGTACGCGCCGGGCCTGCCGGGGTCGACGGAGTTCGCCGGCGGCTGTGCCGAGGGCCGCATGGTGTCCGGGGAACGGTCCTCGCTCCCGCCGGAGTCGCCGGCCGCCGCGTCCAGTCGGCGTCCGGCCGCCATGACCCTGAGGTCCTTCAGCGGGATGTCCTGGTCGAGCGCGAGCCGGAACGTACGCCCGTCCTTGGCCGCCTTCGGGACGCCGAGCAGCCGGCCACCGGTGTGGAACTCGACCCGGGCGTCCCCCATGGGCACATTCCGCCCGGACCGCCAGACCAGCTTCCGTACCAGTCCTTGGTCGGTGACGCTCCATCCCTTCGGCAGGTCGTCGTCCGACGCCGCCGATACCGCCGCCGGTGCGCCGGACGGCTGTTGGGCCTGGGCCAGTCCGGGTGATCCCGCCAGTGCCGCGAGCACGGCAACGGCGATGACACCTGTTCGCCGGGTACGGATCAAGGGTCCCTCCTCACGCTTCGAGCGCGGGCGCCCCGTACGTACCGGGAGCGCCTCACGCCACGAAGGAGGTGAAACGGGACCTGTGGGTTGCCTGTGTCGGTCGAACTCACTTGCGCATTAGCGGAAGTGAGCCACCGACGACTCGCGCCCGGCCCGCGCGTGTCCCGCCCTGCGGGACCGCAGGACGGTCAGGAGCTGCGCTGGAGCGCCCTGGTGTCGTCCGACCGCTCGGCCGCCTTCGGCTGCGTGGACCAGTAGGGAGCGGCGTGGGCCAGCGCCCTGCCCTCCAGCAGGGTGACCATCCGTTCGAAGAGCCGGACGGCGGCCGGGCCGCTCCAGTCCTCGGCCAGCACCTCGCGCGGCAGCCCGGGGTCGCGGAAGGGCAGTTTGCGCCAGTGGTCGACGACAGCGAGGTAGGTGACGAAGGCGTGCTGCCCGTCGATGACCGCGGCCTCGCCGAGGAGGTCCGCCTCCCCGTCGTACTCGCCGATGAACTCGCGGTAGCGCCGGTCGATCTCGTCGAGGTCCCAGCCGCCCCGGACCATGGCCGTCAGGTTCTGCCCGGCGACGTAGTCGCCGACGAAGACGGCGCACTGCTCAGTGAGGTCCAGTTCGGCGATGGCGCGCTGCGCGGCCGGGAGCATTCTCGCCGGCGCGATCCAGACCGCCGATCCGATGTTGCCGAAACCGAGCGAGGTGAGGTGCGCGGTCAGCTGGTGTCGCAGGGCACGAGCGGACTCGGGGACGGAGAAGTTCACGAAGCACCAGCCGTCCCCGAGATCGGCCGGCTGCCGGGCGTGCCAGATGATCTCGTCGCCCGCGGCGAGTGCCTCCAGCGCGGTCGGCGTCAGTGTGTAGCCACGCATCCCCGCGCGGCTCTCCGACTCCAGCCAGCCGCGCTTCTTGAGCCGGAAGACCGCCGTCCGCACGCTGGGCGCGTCCAGACCCAGCTCGGTCAGCAGTTCGACTGTGCCGGCGATGGGCATCCAGTTGCCCATCTTGCGGACGATGGCGCCGAGGAAGCTCACGAGCACTGTCCGGGAACGACGCCCGGCCGCCGTGGGCCGGTCGCCTTTGATCGTACTCATTCCAGTGAGTATGCCGGACGGGCATCCGACGACCGGACCGGCCCGGTCAGCGCGGCGACCCACTCCTCGGGCCATGGGGCACTCGCGGCACCCTCGCGGTGGTCCCCTCCGATATGGACGGTCACATAACGGCCGCGTGCGGCCCGGCCACGCGGACGGCCGCGGAACTCCTCGCCCCAGACCTCGAAGGCGAAGGTCATGGAACTGGTGCCGACCCGCACCGGTTCCACGACCGCGCACACGTCCTGGCCGAAGAAGAGCGGCGCGTCGAAGTCCACCTCGTAGCGCACGCGCGGTGCGACCGGGAAGTAGCCGTGCAGGCCGAGCTCCCGCATGAGCGAGGCCTCCGCGGCCTCCACGAACCGTACGACCGTGCTGTTGTGGTAGATACCGGCCGCGTCGGTGTCGATCCACTCGATCCGTGTGCGGTGCACGCCGACCGGGTTCCCGGCGCTGGGAAGGGCGGTCACGTGGACGCCGCGTCGGAAGCGGGGGTCCACCGCAGGTGCACGTCGTCGACGGCTCCCGCCCGCAGCAGCGACAGACGCGGCGAGACCTTGTCGGTGCGGGAGGAGGGCGGTCTGCGGCTGCCCGCCGCCCACTGCACCGGCCACTGCGCGCCGGACCCGGCGTACTCCTGCTCCGCGGCGGCCTGCAAGGTCCACTGCGGGTTGTAGAGATGGGTGCGCCCCAGGGCGCACACGTCGGCCCGTCCGGCGAGCAGGATCGAGTTCACGTCGTCGTACGAGGAGATGGCACCGACCGCGATCACCGGAACCCCCGCCGGCGCGGCCACCAGGTGCCGGATCTTGTCGGCGAACGGCGTCTGGTAGGAGCGGCCGTAGGCCGGCCTCTCGTCCTGGGAGACCTGACCGGAGGAGACGTCGATGGCGGCCGCACCGTGCTCGATGAACGCGCGCGCGATGTCCACGGCGTCGTCCTCGGTGTTGCCGTCCGGCATCCAGTCGGTCGCCGAGATGCGGACCGTGACCGGGACGGCGGACGGGACGGCGCGGCGCACCGCGTCGAAGACCTCCAGGGGGAAGCGCAGCCGGTTCTCCAGGGAGCCGCCGTACTCGTCGGTGCGCCTGTTGGCGACGGGGGAGAGGAAGGAGGAGAGCAGGTAGCCGTGGGCGGCGTGCACCTCGATGAGGTCGAAGCCCGCCTCCACCCCGCGCAGGGCGGCGCCGGTGAAGTCCGCGACCACCTTGTCCAGGTCCGCGCGGGTGGCTTCCCGGGGGACGTGGCAGCCGGCGCCGTACGGAAGCGCCGAGGGACCGATCACCTCCCAGTTGCCCTCGTCCAGCGGCTGGTCGATGCCCTCCCACATGAGTCTGGTCGAGCCCTTGCGGCCCGAGTGACCGAGCTGCAGGCCGATCCTCCCGCTCGTGCGCTCGTGCACGAAGTCGGTGACCCGGCGCCAGGCGTCGCGCTGCTCGTCCGTCCACAGCCCCGGGCAGCCCGGGGTGATCCGCCCCTCGGGCGACACACAGACCATCTCGCTCATCACCAGACCGGCCCCGCCCAGCGCCTTGGAGCCCAGATGCACCAGATGGAAGTCACCGGGGACGCCGGCGTCGCAGGAGTACATGTCCATCGGGGAGACGATCACGCGGTTCTGCAGTTCGAGCGGACCGATCCGGACCGGCTGGAACATCGCCGGGGCCACTGTGGGCGCCCGCTGGTGCCTGGCGAACTCGGCCTCCATCAGCGCGGCGAACTCGCCGTCGCGTTCCCTGAGGTTGTCGAAGGTGATGCGCCGCGAGCGGGTGAGCAGGTTGAAGACGAACTGAGCCGGTTCCTGACCCGCGTACATACCGATGTTCTCGAACCACTCCAGCGACGCCTGGGCGGCCCGCTGGGTCGACTCGACGACGGGCTTGCGTTCGCTCTGGTAGGCGGCGAGCGACTCGGCCACCGTCGGATGCTCGTGCAGGCAGGCCGCCAGGGCGAGCGCGTCCTCCATGGCGAGCTTGGTGCCCGAACCGATCGAGAAGTGGGCGGTGTGGGCGGCGTCGCCGAGCAGGACCACGTTGCCGTCGTACCAGCGCTCGTTGCGGACGGTCGTGAAGTTCAGCCACTTGGAGTTGTTGGTGAGGACCCGGCGGCCCTTCAGCTCGTCGGCGAAGATCTCCCCGATCCTCGCGACCGCGTGGTCGTCGGAGACACCCGGTGGGAACACCTGGTCCGCGGTCCGGTCGAAGCCGGCGCGCCGCCAGACGTCCTCGTGCATCTCGACGATGAAGGTCGAGCCCGTGTCGGAGAAGGGGTAGCCGTGGATCTGCATGGTGCCCCACCGCGTCTCCTTGACGAAGAACTGGAACGCCTCGAAGACCAGATCGGTGCCCAGCCAGATGTACTTGTTGCGCCGCGTGTCCAGCGACGGCCGGAAGACGTCGGCGTACTTCGTGCG is drawn from Streptomyces bottropensis ATCC 25435 and contains these coding sequences:
- a CDS encoding bifunctional salicylyl-CoA 5-hydroxylase/oxidoreductase produces the protein MRIAIVGGGPGGLYFAALMKQLDPAHEVTVWERNAPDDTFGFGVVFSDETLGGIDNADETVHAAMESRFARWTDIDIEFHGHRFTVGGQGFAAMSRKELLQILQRRAAELDVTVHYRTEAPDLDELRASHDLVLAADGLNSAVRTKYADVFRPSLDTRRNKYIWLGTDLVFEAFQFFVKETRWGTMQIHGYPFSDTGSTFIVEMHEDVWRRAGFDRTADQVFPPGVSDDHAVARIGEIFADELKGRRVLTNNSKWLNFTTVRNERWYDGNVVLLGDAAHTAHFSIGSGTKLAMEDALALAACLHEHPTVAESLAAYQSERKPVVESTQRAAQASLEWFENIGMYAGQEPAQFVFNLLTRSRRITFDNLRERDGEFAALMEAEFARHQRAPTVAPAMFQPVRIGPLELQNRVIVSPMDMYSCDAGVPGDFHLVHLGSKALGGAGLVMSEMVCVSPEGRITPGCPGLWTDEQRDAWRRVTDFVHERTSGRIGLQLGHSGRKGSTRLMWEGIDQPLDEGNWEVIGPSALPYGAGCHVPREATRADLDKVVADFTGAALRGVEAGFDLIEVHAAHGYLLSSFLSPVANRRTDEYGGSLENRLRFPLEVFDAVRRAVPSAVPVTVRISATDWMPDGNTEDDAVDIARAFIEHGAAAIDVSSGQVSQDERPAYGRSYQTPFADKIRHLVAAPAGVPVIAVGAISSYDDVNSILLAGRADVCALGRTHLYNPQWTLQAAAEQEYAGSGAQWPVQWAAGSRRPPSSRTDKVSPRLSLLRAGAVDDVHLRWTPASDAAST
- a CDS encoding 3-hydroxyacyl-CoA dehydrogenase family protein produces the protein MGAGIAQSFAAVGSSVVVVEQDAEAADAAVERIAAALRRGGAEDDAFRLTVVASVSELPRDADLVVEAVPEDAALKARLLAAAEQAVGERCVLASNTSSLSVTDLAAALRRPGRFLGMHFFNPVPVSALIEVVLAPGTTGDTLESAVGWTRALGKQEVVVGDSPGFASSRLGLALGLEAIRMVEEGVAAPDAIDTAMSLGYKHPIGPLRLTDLVGLDVRLAIADHLHTTLGERFAPPRLLREMVARGELGRKSGQGFYAWP
- a CDS encoding acyl-CoA thioesterase; the encoded protein is MTALPSAGNPVGVHRTRIEWIDTDAAGIYHNSTVVRFVEAAEASLMRELGLHGYFPVAPRVRYEVDFDAPLFFGQDVCAVVEPVRVGTSSMTFAFEVWGEEFRGRPRGRAARGRYVTVHIGGDHREGAASAPWPEEWVAALTGPVRSSDARPAYSLE
- a CDS encoding PaaX family transcriptional regulator, yielding MSTIKGDRPTAAGRRSRTVLVSFLGAIVRKMGNWMPIAGTVELLTELGLDAPSVRTAVFRLKKRGWLESESRAGMRGYTLTPTALEALAAGDEIIWHARQPADLGDGWCFVNFSVPESARALRHQLTAHLTSLGFGNIGSAVWIAPARMLPAAQRAIAELDLTEQCAVFVGDYVAGQNLTAMVRGGWDLDEIDRRYREFIGEYDGEADLLGEAAVIDGQHAFVTYLAVVDHWRKLPFRDPGLPREVLAEDWSGPAAVRLFERMVTLLEGRALAHAAPYWSTQPKAAERSDDTRALQRSS
- a CDS encoding enoyl-CoA hydratase/isomerase family protein, whose amino-acid sequence is MAVTDTPASHGVSYEVTDAVAVIELRGGAGGNALDAHLRSALLTAARRLTTDAGRHVRAALITARGRHFCVGQDLKEHARLLKDAPGAAFANIPEHYNPLVKELQALPIPVVAAVEGACVGAGLGIALCADVRVAAESARFATAFTGVALASDSGVARALARQLGPSRAAGLMLLGDAFSARDAEQWGLVHRVVVDGSAAAEGLAVARALAAGPTAAHRETKALLRSAAAASLPAALDRESVVQRRLGSTADHREAVEAFLERRAPVFRGH